From the genome of Liolophura sinensis isolate JHLJ2023 chromosome 5, CUHK_Ljap_v2, whole genome shotgun sequence:
GTATACTTGGTGAATACATGAAGATCACTGTATACCACTGTATACTTGGTGAATACATAAAGATCACTGTATACCACTGTATACTTGGTGAATACCTGTAGATCACTGTATACCACTGTATActtggtgaatacatgtaggtcactaTATACCACTGTATACTTGGTGAATACAAGTGGATCAGTGCATACCACTGTATACTTGGTGAATACGTGAAGATCACTCTATACCACTGTATACTTGGTGAACACATGAAGATCACTCTATACCACTGTATACTTGGTGAATACATGAAGATCACTGTATACCACTGTATACTTGGTGAATACATGAAGATCACTGTATACCACTGTATActtggtgaatacatgtagatcacttTATTCAGCTGTATACTTGATCATCTCTTGCAGTCTCTCAGCCGAGTCAGTTTTAATGACACCTCACAATGTGGACGCACTTCACCCAGCTTCCTAGAGGACAAAACATCCAGACAGTTGCTGGGTTATGATTGGATAGCTGGCTTGATCGACAATGACCCAAGCattattgaccaatcagaagcTTTCTTTGAGGAGTTGCGAGATTTTCGACGTGTGAACAAAGAAGAGTGCGAGAACAAAGCTTATATGGAGTGAGTTCATGGTTGTTAAAAGCAGGAACAGTTTAATATtcactggtatttatttatctgttgtttaacgccaagcTCAAGGATCTCTCAATTATACTACAGCGATgagatttatatttaaaaaatcacCAGCCTTTgggcactaaaaaaaaaatcttccaaaaccattaacctttggcaagttcctGATGGtcgtcatattggtggaagacaagtggtctttgaCGGACGTTGGACCGTCCAAACAGTCACACGAGTGTCATTGACCGCTGTCTGTAACCAGTGTCCAACATAgtgaaacctacatgtacaaattccctgtacaATGTGAGGTTAACGTGAACTGAAGTTTTAGGGCTCAGACTCCTGTAGCTACTCATTCTAAAATTCAAACTCTTGCAAATTTACTGTGCtaaaaccaacaacaaaagAACATAGTAAAAGATTATCATttcttaaatatgcatgtaactATATCATGATTAAGttaatttacaatgttaaaacgTCCGCAAAGCAGGAATATATAGCTTTATAatgcaatttttgttttaggGATGCCGTTGGTAAATTCTCAATTCTTTGTGTTTGAAACtgtgttgttttgattgttcATCTTCACTGCAGGGGTCCACTGAGTATTATAAGAGCCAGAGAGCCGTCAGTGGTACAGGAAGCTTTGAAAGCTAGTAAGTGCGGTGGTCTTAGGACCAATCAAACGgctgtaaatttttaaaagttagTTGATTGGTTAGTCTGTGGGCCTTTCAAACTTTGACAAACTATGCCAGTTGATAAAATTTTTGACCCATCTTTTAACTTAGGCTGTTGACCTTATGAGGGGCTGAAATGCAAGACAATGTCGACTTTTTTGTGGGGGGAGTGTTGTGGGGAGTGGGGATGGTTCTTTTGGTATCAAAAGATAATGAATGTTATCAAAATGTCGGTGTGGTGTATATCAGGCTAGATGTACCTCGGGTATGTCAGTTAACTGACGATATCTTTTCCTTTATTACCAAACACTACTATAATTTAGTTTGCGtgaataatttattacatgtaatttattggTGATCAACATCGTATCGGtactcaaaaagttttcacttacatggcAGTCATATTTATGTGTAGAGTTTCCCATCCGGGCTTCTCAcattttcctcctaccataacaCTGGCTGAGAGCAAAGAaggcaaatattcttgagtacagtgcaaaacatcaaacaaataaatacgtaaataaatcttttcaccAAGCCTCGTACAAAGTCACAGTCTCAGAGAGCTTAAATCCTTATTTGTGCTGCATCACTGCCAGCACTTGCAAATTTTGTCTCTTACTCAACTTTTCTTTGTGTTAAAACTTGATACACATGTATCcttttatctaaagtatgcacagCATGAATCTAATGGACACTTGAAACaactttattgatgaatgctgatcaTAAGTCTGCCCACAGACCTAAGTGGTGAGGCTTTACCTGAACAAGCCGACCTTCTTATCTAGTGGTGGAAATTATGTGAAGAGAATGTAGAGAGtgacacatgcgctgtaaggagtatgtctCACTCCTTGTGACTGTGTTGTTCTCGACAGAAGTGAAGCCCTACACTGTGAATGACAGGTTGTTCACTGTTCCTGTAAAGAACGACTTGTTAGCCAGCTATGTAGGCGAGCCAACTGAGGACACGGTAGAGAACAAGGAACCGTCTTACGATGCTCCCAGATTTGTCAGGTGAGCCTTTAAAGCGGACTGGGAAATCTGCTAGTATAAAACTTTTGAGAATAATAAGATATAAAagcaaataatttataaatcttTATATTAACTCTCATTTGTTTTCATACCTTGACAAGATCAAAGCTCATTGTCTGTATAAGCTATGATTAagcaattctttttttttttcttataactGTTTGTCGGTTGGCAACTTGGCCAGTTGGTCAAATTTTGGACCTCATACTGTGTACACTTCAAGGTGGACCTCCTATCTTTAATACCGGTAATTCACTTTAGTGAAAGGTCTGACTGTATGCGGGCAGCATGTCATTAACAAGGAATGTTGCAGCTCATCTGGTGTGAATTACACTTCTTTGTACACGtggaaatgtttcatttactGCTCGTGTCCACCACCACTTCATGTTGAGAGGTGTAGTTTGTTATCTTCATCCAAGCCTCTTTGATTTCTGAGCTTTGGCCTGCTAACTTTTTTGAAAAGTATATCGGTAAtttgcagtatttatttatttaataatttaattatttattgattgagagggagccagcatgagctggacttgaactcacagcgaccgccttggtgagagactcctgggtcattacgctgtgctagcacgctaaccaactgagccaccgaggccccctAATTTGGAGTATGAACTTTAACTATCAACCTGTGCAAGGCATCAACACTTAAGATCTACCCTGACAGAATAAAAAATAGGAAAGAAAAAGGATTCCTACCCCGTTTTTTCTGACAGGTCTGGGttacaaagaattttttaatgcTGGCCTTTTGTGATGGGAAAGTTCAGAGTAAGATCCAAACATTTTATGCAGCTTTCACTGTAGGATGGATATCTGAACTATATCTGAGTATGTGATAACACtgataaatatgttttcttttgcacagggggcctccgtggctcagttggttagtgtgctagcgcagcgtgatgacccagcagtctcttaccaatgcggtcgctgtgagttcaagcccagctcatgctggcttcctctccaggcgtacgtgggaaggtatgacagcaactggcaaatggttgtgggtttcccccgggctctgcccggtttccacccaccatgatgctggctgcagttgtagaagtgaaatattcttgagtacggcgtaaaacaccaatcaaataaataaataaataaattcttttgcGCAGGGTCAGTATACCTCGCTCAACATTGGGGTCCCCTCACCGCTTCAAACCTCACCGACGACGCAGCTTTGACGCCACAGATTCCATGGCGCTCAGAGAGGTAGGAATAAAGTCCATCCAGATATCAAGCATTAATCTGATATTTTTAAAGACATTCTAGATAAATGCGTCATGGTACTCAATTTATTGTAATTCTAATTTTAaccatagatttatttatgtatgcattGATTGATATTATACGctgtttcaagaatatttcacttatacgatggcggtcagcattatggtgggaggaaattgggcagagcccaagggaaacccatgaccatccataggttactggcagaccttcccacgtatggctggagagttTTTAGCACAGATagtagtagtgctgaaagcagaaagCTCCATTTATTTCTCAGTTTTTAAGATAGGAATATGTTATTCATTATATGGACTAACTACTAACCAAAAACCCCCAGAGAATATGCCCCAGAAATTAGGTGTGCCACCTCAttaaaaattgtgcatgtatcagtatgtatatgccagtttttatttttcgtATGTCACATTATGTTGTATCTGATCAAGATGCGTACACTCaaaattgtaaatgttcatttgaGTCTTCATGGCGCTGTGTTTGGTGTGGAAAGCCCTTGCTGGCTGAGATTGTTTAAGTGCTGGGCCCAAATTCACAAATCGTCATAAATCTGTCCTTATGTTAAATAAAGTTGCCTCTTGACACTGGAACCTAGACAGTGTCTTTTATGAAAAAGGTTATGAGAAATGTGACTTAAGgagttttgtgaaattggcccCAGGCTCAGTCAACCTAAGGGCTTGTTCGCTGCAACTATCAGGCCATTGATGGAGGATGTTGCATGTTCAAGTCCTGTCCAGTGGGGCTGCGGTGTGTCCGGTACCTAGCAAACCTGGGCAGGCCACCTTTTTATACGTGAAGTAAATCCTGAGTAcggaacaaataaatacataaatactagGTGTTCAGGAgatctactacatgtatatgctccTCTTCCAAAGGAAGTTTGTATGCATAATATTTCTGCTCCTCAGCATTGCCTGTTAGGATGGGAAAGTTCTCGACCAGCTATGCTGCCCACTGCCTCAAACATTGCCTTGAAGGATGCTAGCAGAGGCATCAAAACCAACATTGCCACTGTAAGTAAGACTGCATGGAATGTTATACTGTATCTGGTATCTTCAGTATGACGCCAGTATGGTATGAGCAAGATCGCCGTCGTgtgagtgagatattcttgagtatggcgtgaaaagATTAATTGGGGTCTGTACTTCTGCCTGGTCCTCGAACCCTGCTTTCCGTGCTGTAAGCAAATGGGACCAGATTTTGATAAAACCATGTAACCAGACTCTTTTTATGGAAATTAAAGATGAGATATGAAAAGCAGCCAGGTCATTGCACAGGTTGTGCATACAACAGTGGGACATGAATTCTCGGATGTAACATGTTTATGTAccaatttacatttttaacttCTTTTTCCTCTGCCATAACAGACCCTTGAGGAGGCAGAGAAGGTAGCATCCAGCTTTTTCTGGCCCAACAGTGGCTCTTCCAGCACAGAGCACACTGACCGCCGTGTCATCAAGGACTCCCTGTTTCAGCAACGCTATAATTCTTTGCTCGAGGGCCTCCAATCCAGGGGAAGTTGCACTGACATTCCAACAGCTTCCATGCCAGACACAAGTGTATCAAAAGGAGGAGGCAGTATTCAGTTTTCCTACAGCCTGCCTAAAAGCAGCAAGCCGTCCACAAGTTTGAGCAAATCCTCTGACAACCTCCTGAACTCGACCTACTCACTGATATATGAGATGGAGAGGCTTAAACAAGAGGCTGATGCACGCTTAAATGTTCCAGCTCTGTGAAAGTGTTCCGCTCATCTTAACCACATTTACCACTGTACGTGTCTCGCTGAAAGTCTCACAGGGCACTTAGTAATTACAAAATCACAGAGTGTTTACTTACAGCTTGTACAAGACGAGCTTGTAAAATTTGCTTTAGCAGATTATAGATCAGAGCCTGGAGATGTTGATTTCAAAATGTGTTTACtaattaaattgtttttaatCAAGGACATGAAAGTTGTGGCTTAACGAAACTCAGGCACCAAATGTTAATGTTATTTTTCAGCAAAAAATTATGTCAGTTGAGagacaaagtgaaaaaaaaaaaaagaatgtagaaatcatttgtacatgtagtttaatttgGCTGCAGACGTTGTGCACAACGTGGTATGATGCAGCTGAAATCGCCATAGTTACTGTGATAATAATTTGTGTAAAGTTAATTCTtaataaatctgaaaatattaATCTTCTATGTGTTGAGTGCTTGTGGAATATAGGAACCTCACTGATTCAGGATGGTTCAGGTGTTTTTTCTGGGACggtcaccaatgtggttgtgTGGACGTTTTCAGCTCTGGCCGTCTTGAATGCATCCTGAAGTCAGAGGGTGGGTCAGGTACCTgcagaggtcggtggtttactccaggccctcatttcctccaccaataaagcTGACTGTCGACAGATCAgctaaaaattcttgagcatggcgtaaaacacctgtcaaatcaagaaattaaatatattgattGATATAAATGTTCATTGTAGTTGAAGATGCAGAGTGAAATGTTCATTGCTTATGTGAACGTGATGGTTTATGCCACGACTTTCGtattggcatacatgtaggcctgtgctCGGAGGAaaagtaaatttaatttttccaaAATGCTTTAACAGCCAAAAAGTAGAATTGGGGTGTTGAAATGTATAGGGATTTGAAGCACACTTGGGTTCAACAGAGAAAAAGAGATGACTGTATGATGGCGTTGATCTCTCCGTCATGGTGGAATAGTAAATCACGCCGTGTATctccacatacatacatggcgTAGACATTCTGAATTAACTGAGATGAAGTAGTCTCCCTTTGACCACTAGATACatttccacccccccccccccatccctcCCACCCCACCCTTAACATGAAACGAGTTAGTTACTGACTCCCATTTTCTCTATTCCCGATTTTCTATTACATCTGGATCACGAAAACAAATTGACCGAGAAGGAAACAGTTAATTTATTCTCGAAAGAAAGTCTTTATTCTCTTTCTGTCGCAATGGAACCAGGTAATATCTCCTCGGCTCTCGTCTTTGCACAGCAGTCCTTCGAAACTAGACTTTACGACTTTTCAGGGATCAACAGGACCCCAGAAATCAAttccccccccaaaaaaactgTGAACCAAAAGGTTTTAAAGTGCTATGGTCTCTTTCTGTGAGAACAAATCAGGTAAAATCAACTCAGACATGTCcaacttttttcttgtttaaatataaaaagttcTGCATGTTCTAGCATAAAACCAAATCTTAGAATTTCATACAACacgatctatttatttatttgatgttttacgctgtactcaagaatatttcacttatacgacggcggccagcattatggtgagaggaaaccggtcagagcccgcgggaaatccacgaccatgggaaggttcctgacagaccatcccaggtagggccggaaaggaagcctgaactcacaacgaccgcaatggtgagaggcccctgggccattgcgccgtgctgTCACGCCAGACACCTcggacacggaggcccccaatacAACAATAAGAAAGGATTTAATTAATGCATAGTCTTGAT
Proteins encoded in this window:
- the LOC135465876 gene encoding uncharacterized protein LOC135465876 gives rise to the protein MPSDEFLRFQSKRLLDQLKEKQETLGKAISLAHNGGLTAQNDVLTLSDLGSGSGNVTKAKKSLSSKVGSVNTKFLSKHIENSDSREVKGQGIKKLSQGVITLDDSLHRDTEAFDPYKDLCQTDGLNSRITCTTPVKKGGGATDRIMTPTSVRRGREIIDRNVRVETVKNHRESNHVTSVLSTERTATHRPYNVIGRDSDLPRTESTNHSQVTGDQGVSHDHRQYSEEDSYYYKKLTDGGNDRKKVNFIKEATLKPKSILNSAGPYRAKKRNGSLSRVSFNDTSQCGRTSPSFLEDKTSRQLLGYDWIAGLIDNDPSIIDQSEAFFEELRDFRRVNKEECENKAYMEGPLSIIRAREPSVVQEALKAKVKPYTVNDRLFTVPVKNDLLASYVGEPTEDTVENKEPSYDAPRFVRVSIPRSTLGSPHRFKPHRRRSFDATDSMALREHCLLGWESSRPAMLPTASNIALKDASRGIKTNIATTLEEAEKVASSFFWPNSGSSSTEHTDRRVIKDSLFQQRYNSLLEGLQSRGSCTDIPTASMPDTSVSKGGGSIQFSYSLPKSSKPSTSLSKSSDNLLNSTYSLIYEMERLKQEADARLNVPAL